One segment of Desmodus rotundus isolate HL8 chromosome 6, HLdesRot8A.1, whole genome shotgun sequence DNA contains the following:
- the SSMEM1 gene encoding serine-rich single-pass membrane protein 1 — protein MGKLLSLFWEVDPPPLPLSFTIPNQDYECQQDDSCGTIGIFLVWYFVIILILMFFSRTSLWMSEKRKDEDSGTSTSLSKASKDTSYKWQNKDGCWDSSQMMKKPKQSQVTPETDSEVALVNDCLDGRRCRHHSQLSPVNQTQLDSDTTDYDSEESDLGASSWKESESEHPPPAGTKRKLAQRQQSVGSYRMRERPCLYCKARRTHEWLARHFLQNTSITAPMKADAREENSVPDINTRFSKF, from the exons ATGGGAAAGCTGCTTTCCTTGTTTTGGGAGGTGGATCCGCCCCCATTGCCTTTAAGTTTTACCATTCCAAACCAGGACTACGAGTGCCAGCAGGACGACTCTTGTGGGACAATAGGGATCTTCCTTGTTTGGTATTTTGTCATTATATTGATCTTGATGTTCTTCTCTCGGACTTCTCTCTGG ATGTCCGAGAAGAGGAAGGATGAAGACAGCGGGACAAGTACTTCATTAAGCAAAG CAAGCAAAGATACCTCCTATAAGTGGCAAAATAAAGATGGTTGCTGGGACTCTTCACAAATGATGAAAAAACCAAAGCAGAGCCAAGTTACTCCTGAAACTGACTCCGAAGTGGCTCTGGTCAATGACTGTCTCGACGGAAGAAGATGCAGGCACCATTCTCAACTCAGCCCGGTGAATCAGACCCAACTTGACAGTGATACTACGGACTACGACAGTGAAGAGTCTGACTTGGGAGCGTCCTCATGGAAGGAGAGTGAAAGTGAACACCCACCACCAGCCGGCACAAAGAGAAAATTAGCTCAGAGGCAACAGAGCGTGGGAAGTTACCGAATGAGGGAAAGGCCCTGCCTCTACTGCAAAGCCAGGAGAACCCATGAATGGTTGGCCCGTCATTTCCTTCAAAACACTTCAATAACAGCCCCGATGAAGGCAGATGCTCGAGAGGAAAATTCTGTACCTGACATTAACACAAGATTCagtaaattttga